ACGATGGATGGCGTAACGATTCCGGATATCTCGCCCACGCCGGTACGTGTTATCAGCCGTGTAGATGCCCTGCCTACCGGCACCGGTGTGTGGTGGAGCATCGACCTGGGTAATGCCTACCTGGGCCAGGCTTCGACGCCCACGCAGTGGAAGTCGGCTGAGAAATATCTCAAGGACTTTGCCCGCTCGATGTACCGCGAAGACCTGGTGGCGCAGATTACCGATGCCGAAAAGGCCCTGGTAACCTCGCAGAACAACCACATGTCGGTTATCAGCAAGGCCGATGCCATCAAGAAGGATATCGAGCGCAACAAAGCGCGCAAGCTGGAAATTCAGCAGCAGCTCGCAGCCAATGCCGCTGAGTTGCAGCAGCTTAATAACCAGGTAGATAGCAACCTGAAAGAGCAGGAAGCCGCCCGCGCCGACATTGTAAACATGCGCGTGGCCCTGGAGGCAGTAAAAGAGCGCATGAGCAAAATCGAGTAATCATTTTAGCCCAATAAAAAACCCTGCCGGCAGCCGGCAGGGTTTTTTATTGGGCTAAGCCTAACCTCCACGGCCCGCCTTGCGTTTGGCAGGTAGGCAGGCTGCCTGGCTTGCCCACCCCATTACTCTTTGCGCACTCATGGAAAAGAAAGAAGTTCAACACCAAGTACATCTGGAAGGCGCTGTAAAGCTGCTAACCGGCAACCTGAACGAGGAAGCCAGCCGCGCCGGTATCGACAACCAGCTACAGCGCTGGATTGAAGACTTAAAAGAAGCCGCTAACCCCGAGTTTCATCAGCTGGTAGTTGACCTGCAATCGCTGAAGGCGCTCCTGCACGGCGGCACCTACGACGGCGAGCAGGTAGGCCGCCTGGTACACCACCTTGGCACCGAAACCAAGCGCGTAGCGCACTTCGCCGAAGGCAATACCCGCCTGCACGTCGAGAAGCTGAGTGAAGCACTGCTGGCCGCTGCCGGCCAGCTGCTGGGCTCCAGCACTACGCCCGAGGAAGATTTGAAAAACAACAACCGGGGCGAGGATACCCTGGCCCGCTAAACCGCCGGCTACTAGTAGCCCGGCCAAACAGCTCTTCCAGATAGCAGTATCTGGAAGAGCTGTTTGCGTTTGGTAGCCGCCCGCTTTAGGGCGATAAAAATGGTCAATTAGTAAAATATTATGCAAATATTTATTTATTCTAATTTACACCCGATAACCCGGGCATATTTGCAGGCGCAGCTGCCGGCCGGCTACCAGGCACTACTGGCCGCCGACCTGCCGGCCGAGCAGCAGCGGCTTGCCTTTGAAGCCGCCGAAATAGTATTCGGCAATCCGCCGCCCGAGTGGCTGGCTGCGGGTTCGTTGCCTCGTTTAAAGCTGTGGCAGCTCGAGTCGGCGGGCTTCGACCGCTACCAGGGCGTGGCGGTGGCCGCGCCGGTTGCCAACATGGGCGATTACTTTGCCTGGCCCTGCGCCGAAACAATGGTAGCCGGCGTGCTGGCGTACTACCGGGCCTTGCCCGAGCTGCTACGGCTACAGTCCGAAGCCCGTTGGGTGGGGGCCGCCGTCCGGAGCCGCACCGGGCTGCTGCGGGGCAAGCGGGTGGTGGTACTAGGAGCCGGCGCTATTGGGCAGGCTGTGCGGCAGCAGCTCAGCGGCTTTGGCTGCCAGGTGCGGCTGCTGGCGCGTAC
The sequence above is drawn from the Hymenobacter baengnokdamensis genome and encodes:
- a CDS encoding D-2-hydroxyacid dehydrogenase, whose amino-acid sequence is MQIFIYSNLHPITRAYLQAQLPAGYQALLAADLPAEQQRLAFEAAEIVFGNPPPEWLAAGSLPRLKLWQLESAGFDRYQGVAVAAPVANMGDYFAWPCAETMVAGVLAYYRALPELLRLQSEARWVGAAVRSRTGLLRGKRVVVLGAGAIGQAVRQQLSGFGCQVRLLARTSPHAELHSRAELLAALPVTDLVINCLPGSAVNFFTAELFAAMPAGSLYASVGRGTTTDEAALLRSLQAGWLGGAVLDVTATEPLPASHPFWTMPNVLLTQHTGGGQPHEAEGKIDQLLRNLARLRAGEPLENQIYLARGY